Proteins encoded in a region of the Diabrotica virgifera virgifera chromosome 4, PGI_DIABVI_V3a genome:
- the LOC114324264 gene encoding uncharacterized protein LOC114324264 isoform X1 produces the protein MPKIIDGEKYQKKYTEEELQTALDEINNGFSLREVSRRYKIPRATLQFRKSKKFTKPNLGPNPVLLPEEEKILVNWIFENHRKGFPRRKEDVQESVKQFLDSNPRDNPFINNRPGETWYKAFLRRNPEISLRTTEAVTAASANVSESDIRKWFFEVESFFIEKGLTEVLQYPDRILNADETCFNLCPKNSKVLAPRGASNVYEVEHASSKSNITVMFTFTASGGITPPMVVYPYKRLPANIAKSVPGEWGIGLSDTGWMKAELMCDYIENILYPHLKKVNTSFPVILFLDGHRTHMTYNLSILCKKLNIVLICLYPNSTRLLQPADVSAFKPIKSGWKKAVIQWRRDHHSETLSKEHFANVLKIAVEQTGKSETIKSGFKACGLYPWNPNALDYSKCLGGQKILTVESETKSENLSNTFLSYKDFSRIVGNRIIQEFNNDYKDVTENEQPLLFKLWKSFKHIPQAIEVIPVEQQTLNMPTDSTVHTEEPEPSDFNINEIPVLIVSHDQILDGLLDENIQIINVQDMPPEHTGTEQIELSRPNNNENTNEQRPPNLNETLQFAKTPKRKGNRNTEKITYAITSTQWIKRKAEEEESKKKIAAEKEERKRQRLEKKAVTVSKISKKVKSLKTAKKEKTQSKKTEKSINREIKDDDKPKMLNKLTEQPILPEKDSFNTCEDNWLLDKFLSDIPSSSSFQDNKKCDLKNIAIEKVKKSLFTDEVMETYKNNSLFKNPKLTEGLCFSCTYNFKEQNLGIKCNFCRRAYHISCINRLNMHKSNSQTFSCNICLKNQHKIN, from the coding sequence ATGCCTAAAATTATTGACGGAGAGAAATATCAAAAAAAGTATACAGAAGAAGAGCTTCAAACTGCCCTAGATGAAATAAACAACGGGTTTTCATTACGAGAAGTTTCAAGGCGCTATAAAATTCCAAGGGCAACCCTACAATttcgaaaaagtaaaaaatttacgAAACCAAATTTAGGACCTAATCCAGTTCTTctaccagaagaagaaaaaattttggtgAACTGGATTTTCGAAAATCATAGGAAAGGGTTTCCACGTCGAAAGGAAGATGTGCAGGAATCAGTTAAGCAGTTTCTTGATAGTAATCCCAGAGATAATCCTTTTATTAACAATCGTCCTGGCGAAACTTGGTACAAAGCTTTCCTACGAAGAAATCCCGAGATTTCTTTGCGTACAACAGAAGCTGTAACCGCGGCTAGCGCAAATGTTTCGGAAAGTGACATACGAAAATGGTTTTTTGAAGTTGAAAGTTTTTTCATAGAAAAAGGACTTACGGAAGTGTTACAGTACCCCGATCGTATTCTGAATGCAGATGAGACATGTTTTAATCTGTGCCCGAAAAACAGTAAAGTTCTAGCGCCTAGGGGGGCATCAAATGTTTATGAAGTAGAACATGCATCGTCTAAATCTAACATCACTGTGATGTTTACTTTTACAGCATCTGGAGGAATAACACCACCGATGGTCGTGTATCCATATAAACGGCTTCCTGCGAATATCGCCAAGTCTGTTCCTGGTGAATGGGGCATTGGCCTTTCTGATACGGGCTGGATGAAAGCAGAATTAATGTGTGATTATATTGAAAACATACTTTATCCGCATTTAAAAAAGGTGAATACGTCTTTTCCGGTCATTTTGTTTTTAGACGGTCATCGAACACACATGACGTACAACCTTAGTATCTTatgtaaaaaactaaatattGTTTTAATATGTCTATATCCTAACTCTACGAGACTTCTTCAACCGGCAGATGTGTCAGCTTTCAAGCCTATCAAAAGTGGATGGAAAAAGGCTGTTATACAATGGAGACGAGATCATCATTCAGAGACATTATCAAAAGAGCATTTTGCAAATGTTCTGAAAATTGCCGTGGAACAAACTGGAAAGTCAGAAACAATAAAAAGTGGATTCAAGGCTTGCGGACTATACCCTTGGAATCCAAACGCTTTAGATTATTCCAAGTGTCTTGGAGGacaaaaaatattgacagttgaaTCCGAAACAAAGTCAGAAAATCTAAGTAACACATTTTTAAGTTACAAAGATTTCTCTCGCATAGTAGGAAATCGCATTATTCAAGAATTTAACAATGATTATAAGGATGTCACAGAAAATGAACAACCACTGTTGTTTAAGTTATGGAAAAGTTTTAAACACATTCCTCAGGCCATAGAAGTGATTCCGGTGGAACAGCAAACTTTAAATATGCCTACCGATAGCACTGTCCATACAGAAGAGCCTGAACCTTCCGATTTCAACATTAATGAGATTCCTGTATTAATTGTAAGTCACGATCAAATATTAGATGGGCTGCTGGATGAAAATATTCAAATTATTAATGTCCAAGATATGCCCCCTGAACATACAGGCACGGAGCAAATTGAACTATCAAGGCCTAATAATAATGAAAACACAAACGAACAAAGACCTCCAAATCTGAATGAGACTTTGCAGTTTGCAAAGACACCTAAACGAAAAGGAAACAGAAACACCGAAAAAATAACATATGCAATTACATCTACCCAGTGGATTAAAAGAAAAGCTGAGGAGGAGGAATCTAAAAAAAAGATTGCTGCAGAAAAGGAGGAGAGAAAAAGACAACGTTTGGAAAAGAAGGCTGTTACAGTAAGCAAAATTTCCAAGAAggttaaaagtttaaaaactgcCAAGAAAGAAAAAACACAAAGTAAAAAAACAGAGAAAAGTATAAACCGAGAAATAAAAGATGATGATAAGCCTAAAATGTTGAACAAACTTACCGAGCAACCTATCTTACCAGAGAAGGATTCTTTTAATACATGTGAAGACAATTGGCTTCTTGATAAATTTTTGTCAGATATACCATCTTCCTCGTCTTTTCAAGATAACAAAAAATGTGATTTGAAAAATATTGCAATAGAGAAGGtaaaaaagagtttatttacCGATGAGGTAATggaaacctacaagaataattCGTTATTTAAAAATCCTAAGCTGACTGAGGGTCTTTGCTTCTCGTGTACTTATAATTTTAAAGAGCAAAATCTTGGAATTAAATGTAACTTTTGCCGAAGGGCCTACCACATTTCTTGCATAAATAGACTTAATATGCATAAATCAAATTCACAAACATTTAGCTGCAATATATGTCTAAAAAACcaacataaaattaattaa